TCGCTCACCGCCGTCGGCACGGTGCTCATGGGCGCGGCGGCCGCCTACGCCTTCTCGCGCTTCCGCTTCACGCGCCGGCGGGCGGGGCTCACGACCCTGCTCCTGCTGCAGATGTTCCCGCAGATGCTCGCCTTCGTCGCCATCTTCCTCGTGCTGCTCGCGATCACCGAGGTGTACCCGTTCCTCGGGCTCAACTCGCACCTGGGGCTCGTCTGCGTCTACCTCGGCGGCGCGCTCGGCGTCAACACCTTCCTCATGTACGGCTACTTCAACACCATCCCGCGCGAGCTCGACGAGGCGGCCCGCATCGACGGCGCGACCCACGCGCAGATCTTCTTCCGCATCATCATGCGGCTCGTGGCGCCCATCCTCACCGTCGTCGGGCTGCTGTCCTTCATCGGCACGTACAGCGACTTCGTGATCGCGCGGGTCGTGCTGCAGCGATCCGAGCAGTTCACCCTCGCGATCGGCCTCTACAACTGGGGCTCGGACGAGCGGAACGCCCCGTGGGGCGAGTTCGCGGCGGGCGCGGTGCTCGCTGCGATCCCGGTCGTGGTGCTGTTCCTCTTCCTGCAGCGCTACGTCGTCTCGGGCCTCACGGCGGGGGCGACGAAGGGCTGAGGCCGCCGGCTCCGCGGGGCGCGAGCCGCATCGGATCCTGATCTCGCGCCGCCGGGCGATCCGGAGTGGACGGGATCGCCGATCGCGGCGTCAGGCGGTCAGCTCGTCGCGCTCCGCGCCCGCGTCGAGCGCGGTCTCGAGGCCGGTGCGGGCCTGCGCGAGGTGGTCGGTCATGGCGCGCGCGGCGCCGGAGGCGTCGCCCGAGCGGATGGCCTCGAGGATCGTCGAGTGCGCCTCGACGATGGTGTCGAGTCCGCCGCCCGCGGCGACCCACCCGCCCCAGACGCGGCGGCGCAGGCGCCAGAGGAGCGGTTCGAGCGCTTCGAGGGTGAGCTCGCAGAGGTCGTTCGCGGTCGCACGGGCGACCGCGGCATGGAAGGCGACATCGGCGGCGTGCAGCTCCTCGGTGGTGCGGACGGAGCGCAGCTGCTGCATCGCCTCGTCGAGCGCCTCGAGGTCGGCGTCGGAGCGGTGGCCGGCGGCGAGGCTCGCGTTGCCGACCTCGACGATCTCGCGGAACTCCTGGAGGCGCTCGTCCTCGACCTCGGTCCCCGCGGCTCGGAGCTTGAGCAGCCGCGACATGTGCGAGGAGTCGGGGATCGACACCGTCGACTCGCGGCCCTGCTGGCGCTTGAGGAGGCCGATGGCGGCGAGGCCGGCGATGGCCTCGCGGATGACGGGCACGCTGACGTCGAGCATCTCGGCGAGCTCGGCGGTGGCGGGGAGGGCGTCGCCGTCGCGGAGC
The Homoserinibacter sp. YIM 151385 DNA segment above includes these coding regions:
- a CDS encoding sugar ABC transporter permease gives rise to the protein MGTDTRLRGLRWWTELGWRHVVGVVTIVVCVFPLLYALSASVNPAGTLTGSHELFRVLSAENYLELGSTPFLLWMRNSLLVSSLTAVGTVLMGAAAAYAFSRFRFTRRRAGLTTLLLLQMFPQMLAFVAIFLVLLAITEVYPFLGLNSHLGLVCVYLGGALGVNTFLMYGYFNTIPRELDEAARIDGATHAQIFFRIIMRLVAPILTVVGLLSFIGTYSDFVIARVVLQRSEQFTLAIGLYNWGSDERNAPWGEFAAGAVLAAIPVVVLFLFLQRYVVSGLTAGATKG
- a CDS encoding FadR/GntR family transcriptional regulator produces the protein MPSLRRNSLAEQATEAIIDLIEDKQLRDGDALPATAELAEMLDVSVPVIREAIAGLAAIGLLKRQQGRESTVSIPDSSHMSRLLKLRAAGTEVEDERLQEFREIVEVGNASLAAGHRSDADLEALDEAMQQLRSVRTTEELHAADVAFHAAVARATANDLCELTLEALEPLLWRLRRRVWGGWVAAGGGLDTIVEAHSTILEAIRSGDASGAARAMTDHLAQARTGLETALDAGAERDELTA